A single genomic interval of Gossypium raimondii isolate GPD5lz chromosome 11, ASM2569854v1, whole genome shotgun sequence harbors:
- the LOC128034753 gene encoding uncharacterized protein LOC128034753: protein MEESITRVTEKNAVVRDWSLRTQKVKGDSLKEGYTSDLPERVTLNARQNDLEDLTRIWKQWDSDTRSIFTEKYGDIAHLIAIDVNEQLIQAMVRFWDPAYQCFTFNQEDMTPTIEEYAALLRIDNVQLNKIYVKEPKPMTFKKKLMKLTGMTDTWAEKQIKKKNEVSCVPWFSLWELVQNHPDVSKRVDLFALAVYGLVVFPKVLGHIEVAVVDFFEKLWQRVNPVPTILAETFRSLNACRRKGEGRFIGCAQLLNVWIFSHFWKVERTPFHMISKTFAALEAHLEKDWPKDVTEKHWVSVFQNLRVEDITWRAPWIRPSVLLYKCGNQDWMPLLGLWGGVGYAPLLVQRQLNP, encoded by the coding sequence ATGGAGGAGTCAATTACACGAGTAACCGAGAAAAATGCTGTAGTCCGAGATTGGTCTTTGAGAACTCAAAAAGTGAAAGGGGACAGTTTGAAAGAAGGATACACCTCTGATCTTCCTGAGCGTGTGACTTTGAATGCTCGTCAGAATGATCTCGAAGACTTGACTAGGATTTGGAAGCAGTGGGACTCAGATACTAGAAGCATATTCACTGAAAAGTATGGGGATATAGCTCACTTGATAGCAATCGATGTGAACGAGCAGTTGATCCAAGCCATGGTTCGATTCTGGGACCCAGCCTATCAatgtttcactttcaatcaggAAGATATGACTCCGACCATAGAAGAGTATGCCGCTTTGCTTCGCATCGATAATGTGCAACTCAACAAGATATATGTGAAGGAGCCTAAACCAATGACCTTCAAGAAAAAGCTAATGAAGTTGACGGGGATGACTGATACATGGgctgaaaaacaaataaagaaaaagaatgaagtcaGTTGTGTCCCATGGTTTTCTCTGTGGGAGTTAGTTCAGAATCATCCAGATGTGTCAAAAAGAGTGGATTTATTTGCCTTGGCCGTTTACGGACTGGTCGTCTTCCCGAAGGTTCTTGGGCATATTGAAGTTGCGGTTGTGGATTTCTTCGAAAAGTTGTGGCAAAGAGTCAACCCGGTCCCAACCATCTTGGCTGAGACTTTTAGATCTCTAAATGCTTGTAGGAGAAAAGGGGAAGGACGTTTTATCGGATGCGCTCAGTTACTGAATGTTTGGATCTTTAGCCATTTTTGGAAGGTGGAGCGCACGCCTTTCCACATGATTTCAAAGACATTCGCCGCGTTGGAAGCACACCTTGAAAAAGATTGGCCGAAGGATGTCACTGAAAAACATTGGGTCTCGGTTTTTCAGAACCTCCGTGTCGAAGATATAACTTGGAGAGCACCTTGGATTCGTCCCTCTGTCTTATTATACAAGTGTGGAAACCAAGACTGGATGCCTTTACTAGGATTATGGGGAGGAGTTGGATATGCTCCATTGTTGGTTCAAAGACAATTAAACCCATGA
- the LOC105800867 gene encoding LOW QUALITY PROTEIN: uncharacterized protein LOC105800867 (The sequence of the model RefSeq protein was modified relative to this genomic sequence to represent the inferred CDS: inserted 1 base in 1 codon; substituted 2 bases at 2 genomic stop codons) — MDAELNERMERMERTQRELQEQLAKSQQEARDLMVRSREESLEQRDQMAKMMEMMTALVKGKGPMQSPDVVEPPQSRVNQDPLYLPGFTPPHVHAMRRGYPQREPTGLEQHPAPSAHLGQGILVPDLVLPPKIKAPDFEKYDGTRCPKAHLIMFCRKMTGYVNDNKLLVHCFQDSLVGSALRWYNQLSRERIXSWKDLASAFCEQYRHVSDMVPDRLTLQMMEKKPTETFRQYAQRWRDISAQVEPPLTKTEITVLFINTLKAPFYDKLVGSATKDFADIVISGELIENAVKSERMESPESSKRAVPVKKNEAEAHMAPPSYPVYAVNNQRPFTVFPPNTMPAQSQPKNEQRPARPNPERPQFTPIPVSYGELYPKLLEKQLISPHYMAPLKPPFSKWYDPNANCMYHAGNQGHSTENYLAFKRRVQGLIDAGVLRFDGVSNVTGNPLPNHTSGNVNAVTNEDNWRAKVHVAEVRTPLRKVWEMMIENGLLCPPSRILKEESKKDQSSCDFHGIEGHDIQSCKEFRKLLQDMMDNKEIKVLDSVERAEEGEICASDNQSMVLPYSVDRPLVIYYEVKKEEVSREVKPSLIIEVPAPFSYKDNKAVPWKYDVNIVVPEGEKSKVMNEDVSGVGHFTRSGRCYSPETVESKKKVAGPSQKGKAPMYEVEDDVETQLGQEVKKAVNEEEAHEFLKFIKHSEYSIVEQLNKQPARISVLSLLLNSVPHRNALLKVLNQAYVVNNVSVEKLDRWANNLNADNFISFSDDEIPPNGRGSVKALYITTNYKGYILPNVLIDNGSALNVMPLTTLSRMPVDMSYLRPCHSVVRAFDGTQXEVMGKIEIPLKVGLCVYDIEFQVMDITPSYNCLLGRPWIQSAGAVPSSLHQKEKFIMDSRLIIIDGEEDIVASISADTPYIEVSEDAIECSFRSLEFINAAFVAEGNKIPIPKLSRNTKMGIKLTVGKRARARKGLGKYQQGMVRALKPTHHKGRYGLGSKPDIHQRRKKLQKDREKRIARASGQDLEWEPLAYPPLSRTFTSAGVMYPGQDNPQVTLLIEMGLQNISLNAIDNESDEIKNASMIRPCPPGYVLNNWTAEDLLVVFKSPSECSDINGMNNPVMNPEINFEKVVCLGEFEAGENVEDCVSSPDLLRMVEQEEKQILPHQESVEVVNLGSEEEKQEVKIGTSISENTRQDLIALLHEYKDVFAWSFQDMPGLNTDIVVHKLPLKPECKPVQQKLRRMRPEMLLKIKEEVKKQFDAGFLQVSKYPEWVANIVPVPKKDGKVRMCVDYRDLNQASPKDNFPLPHIDTLVDNTAKHSLFSFMDGFSGYNQIKMAPKDMEKTTFITMWGTFCYKVMPFGLKNAEATYQRAMVTLFHDMMHKEIEVYVDDMIAKSREEREHVGSLRKLFERLRKFQLKLNPAKCTFGATSGKLLGFIVSERGIEVDPDKIKAIQELPPPRTQKEVRGFLGKLNYIARFIAQLTNQCDPIFRLLRKRNPGELNEECQVAFDKIKQYLSNPPVLIPPTPGKPLILYLTVFENSMGCVLGQHDESGKREKAIYYLSKKFTEYEAKYPSIEKFCCALIWTFRRLRQYMLYHTTWLILKLDPIKYMMESPALSGRMARWQILLTEYDIVYVSQKSIKGSAIADFLASRAMEEYEPLRFEFPDEDLMCISEKDGESSKGKSWKMSFDGASNALGDGIGAVLVSPEGDHYPLTARLNFFCTNNIAEYEACIMGLRAAIKRKIKILEVXGTQRLVIYQIRGDWEVRDPKLVKYHDLVAELIKEFYKVTFNYFPREENQLADALATLASMFKANRETEIMPIQMSIYETPAHYFSIEEESDGRPWFHDILENDKRMAIGFVLDGDIPYKRGKDQVLLRCVDAVEARKILEEVHEGICGTHASGFTMARQIMRLGYYWLTMERDCIAYARKCHKCQIYGDKIHALRPPFMS; from the exons ATGGATGCCGAACTCAATGAAAGGATGGAAAGGATGGAAAGAACCCAAAGAGAGTTGCAGGAGCAACTGGCCAAGTCGCAGCAAGAGGCAAGAGATTTGATGGTGAGATCTCGAGAGGAATCGCTAGAGCAAAGGGatcaaatggccaaaatgatggaaatgatgACGGCCTTGGTCAAAGGAAAGGGACCTATGCAGAGCCCTGATGTCGTAGAGCCGCCTCAGTCAAGAGTTAATCAAGACCCACTTTATCTCCCGGGATTTACTCCACCTCATGTCCACGCAATGCGAAGAGGATACCCCCAAAGGGAACCTACAGGCCTGGAACAACATCCTGCTCCATCTGCTCATTTAGGACAAGGAAT TTTGGTACCTGATTTGGTCCTACCCCCAAAAATTAAGGCACCTGATTTTGAGAAGTATGACGGAACAAGATGTCCAAAGGCGCATCTGATCATGTTTTGCCGAAAGATGACTGGTTATGTAAACGATAATAAATTGTTGGTGCATTGCTTTCAAGATAGTTTGGTTGGCTCAGCCCTTCGATGGTATAATCAACTCAGTAGAGAGAGAATCTGATCATGGAAGGATTTGGCTTCAGCATTCTGTGAGCAATATAGGCATGTATCGGATATGGTGCCTGATCGACTAACTTTACAAATGATGGAAAAGAAGCCGACAGAGACTTTTCGGCAATatgcacaaagatggagggataTCTCGGCTCAGGTAGAGCCTCCGTTAACTAAGACAGAGATAACAGTCCTCTTCATTAATACTCTCAAAGCGCCATTTTACGATAAATTGGTAGGAAGCGCCACAAAGGACTTTGCGGATATTGTAATATCTGGGGAACTTATCGAAAACGCCGTCAAGAGTGAGAGAATGGAAAGCCCCGAGAGTTCGAAGAGGGCGGTACCTGTAAAGAAAAATGAGGCAGAGGCCCATATG GCACCTCCGTCTTACCCTGTTTATGCTGTGAATAACCAAAGGCCATTCACCGTGTTCCCGCCAAACACCATGCCTGCACAAAGCCAACCCAAAAATGAACAAAGACCAGCAAGACCCAATCCTGAAAGACCTCAGTTTACTCCAATTCCTGTATCATATGGAGAGTTATACCCAAAGCTGTtggaaaaacaattaatttccCCGCATTACATGGCACCCCTGAAGCCTCCATTTTCGAAGTGGTATGATCCTAACGCTAATTGCATGTATCACGCTGGAAATCAAGGGCATTCTACAGAAAACTACCTTGCCTTTAAAAGGAGGGTTCAAGGTCTCATCGATGCTGGTGTTCTGCGATTCGATGGTGTTAGCAATGTGACGGGAAATCCTCTTCCTAACCATACTAGTGGCAATGTAAATGCGGTGACAAATGAAGACAATTGGCGAGCCAAAGTTCATGTTGCCGAAGTAAGGACACCTTTGCGGAAGGTGTGGGAGATGATGATTGAAAATGGCTTGCTCTGCCCGCCTAGTAGGATTCTCAAGGAGGAAAGTAAAAAAGATCAGAGTTCCTGTGATTTTCATGGCATCGAAGGGCATGATATCCAATCTTGCAAGGAATTTAGAAAATTACTTCAGGacatgatggataacaaagagatCAAGGTCCTTGATAGTGTGGAAAGGGCCGAAGAAGGAGAAATATGTGCCTCTGATAATCAATCGATGGTTCTCCCTTATAGCGTCGACAGACCTTTGGTGATTTATTACGAGGTGAAGAAGGAAGAGGTTAGTCGAGAAGTGAAACCAAGTTTGATAATCGAAGTACCTGCTCCTTTCTCTTACAAGGACAACAAGGCAGTGCCGTGGAAGTACGATGTCAATATCGTTGTGCCTGAAGGTGAAAAGTCAAAAGTGATGAATGAAGATGTTAGCGGAGTAGGACATTTTACTCGCAGCGGAAGGTGTTATTCTCCCGAGACAGTTGAATCAAAGAAGAAGGTTGCTGGCCCGAGCCAAAAAGGAAAAGCACCAATGTATGAGGTTGAGGATGATGTTGAAACACAACTTGGGCAAGAAGTTAAAAAGGCTGTGAATGAGGAGGAAGCACATGAGTTCTTAAAGTTTATCAAGCACAGTGAATATAGCATTGTAGAACAATTAAACAAGCAGCCAGCTCGAATCTCGGTACTGTCTCTATTGTTAAACTCGGTGCCACATCGAAATGCCTTGCTAAAAGTGTTAAATCAAGCTTATGTGGTGAACAATGTATCTGTGGAAAAACTTGATAGGTGGGCAAACAATCTGAATGCAGataatttcatctcttttagtGATGACGAAATACCACCAAATGGTAGGGGCTCCGTAAAAGCATTGTACATCACAACCAATTACAAAGGTTACATATTACCAAATGTGCTCATCGACAATGGATCTGCACTCAATGTTATGCCTTTGACCACGCTTTCTAGGATGCCGGTTGATATGTCCTATCTGAGGCCTTGTCATTCTgtagtaagggcatttgatgggaCACAGTGAGAAGTCATGGGAAAGATCGAAATTCCTTTAAAAGTGGGGCTATGTGTATATGATATCGAGTTCCAGGTCATGGACATCACGCCTTCATACAATTGCCTCTTAGGAAGACCTTGGATCCAGTCTGCTGGGGCGGTTCCATCGTCTCTCCATCAAAAAGAAAAGTTCATCATGGATAGCCGCTTGATTATTATTGATGGTGAAGAAGACATCGTTGCATCGATCTCTGCTGATACACCCTACATCGAAGTAAGCGAAGATGCTATAGAATGTTCTTTTCGCTCCTTGGAATTTATTAATGCGGCATTTGTTGCTGAAGGGAATAAGATCCCCATTCCCAAACTGTCAAGGAATACCAAGATGGGAATTAAGCTGACTGTGGGAAAAAGAGCTCGGGCGAGGAAAGGTTTGGGAAAATATCAACAAGGGATGGTTAGAGCTTTGAAACCAACACACCACAAGGGTCGATACGGTTTGGGGTCTAAGCCAGATATacatcaaagaagaaaaaaattgcagAAAGATCGAGAAAAAAGAATCGCAAGAGCTTCAGGCCAGGATTTGGAATGGGAGCCGTTGGCGTATCCTCCTTTGTCAAGGACATTTACATCAGCAGGAGTGATGTACCCAGGGCAGGACAATCCGCAAGTCACATTATTGATTGAAATGGGTCTTCAGAATATCAGCCTAAATGCTATTGACAATGAGAGTGATGAAATTAAGAATGCTTCAATGATACGCCCTTGTCCTCCAGGATATGTTTTGAACAACTGGACTGCTGAGGACCTCCTTGTAGTTTTTAAGTCCCCTTCAGA GTGTTCAGATATCAATGGCATGAATAATCCCGTTATGAATCCTGAAATCAATTTTGAGAAGGTTGTTTGTTTAGGAGAATTCGAAGCTGGCGAAAATGTTGAAGATTGTGTCTCGTCTCCTGACTTACTGAGAATGGTggaacaagaagagaaacaaatcctaccccATCAAGAATCTGTTGAGGTAGTGAACTTGGGGAGTGAAGAAGAGAAACAAGAAGTGAAGATTGGGACTTCCATTTCAGAAAACACAAGGCAAGATTTGATCGCCTTGCTCCATGAATACAAGGATGTGTTTGCCTGGTCTTTTCAGGATATGCCAGGATTGAACACGGATATTGTGGTTCACAAGCTCCCACTGAAACCAGAATGCAAGCCCGTTCAGCAGAAATTAAGAAGGATGAGACCCGAAATGCtgttaaagataaaagaagaagtcaagaaacaatttgatGCTGGCTTCCTACAAGTCTCAAAGTATCCAGAATGGGTAGCTAATATAGTCCCAGTGCCGAAGAAAGATGGCAAGGtgcgaatgtgcgtggattatcGTGATCTGAATCAAGCAAGCCCTAAGGATAACTTTCCTTTACCGCACATCGAcactttggtggataatacggcaaagcattctttgttttctttcatggatggtttctcaggatataatcagataaagatggctCCCAAAGACAtggagaaaactacattcataacaATGTGGGGAACCTTCTGCTACAAGGTAATGCCgttcggattaaagaatgctgaggcaacatatcagagagccatggtgacgttattccatgatatgatgcacaaagaaatagaagtttatgtcgatgatatgattgccaaatctcgGGAAGAAAGAGAGCATGTTGGGAGTCTTAGGAAGCTGTTTgaaagattaagaaagttccaGTTGAAGCTTAACCCGGCCAAATGTACATTTGGGGCTACCTCAGGAAAACTGCTAGGTTTCATTGTAAGTGAAAGAGGTATCGAGGTTGATCCAGATAAGATAAAAGCTATACAAGAATTGCCTCCCCCGCGTACACAAAAGGAAGTCAGAggttttttaggaaaattaaattacattgctcgattcattGCTCAACTTACCAATCAGTGTGACCCAATTTTTCGACTCCTTCGAAAACGTAATCCGGGAGAATTGAACGAGGAGTGCCAAGTGGCCTTCGACAAGATAAAACAGTATCTATCTAATCCTCCTGTGCTAATACCGCCGACCCCTGGAAAACCCTTAATATTGTACCTGACCGTGTTTGAAAACTCAATGGGTTGCGTACTGGGACAACATGATGAGTCGGGGAAAAGAGAGAAGGCAATTTACTACCTCAGCAAGAAGTTCACAGAATATGAGGCAAAGTACCCTTCAATTGAGAAGTTTTGTTGTGCATTGATTTGGACATTTCGAAGGCTCAGGCAATACATGCTGTATCATACGACatggttaattttaaaactggacccaataaagtacatgatggagtcacCTGCACTCTCAGGGAGAATGGCCAGATGGCAGATCCTATTGACTGAGTATGACATTGTATATGTGAGCCAAAAGTCGATAAAAGGAAGCGCAATAGCTGACTTCTTGGCAAGTCGAGCAATGGAGGAATACGAGCCTTTGAGATTTGAGTTCCcagatgaagatttgatgtgcATTTCAGAAAAAGATGGCGAGTCATCAAAAGGAAAGTCATGGAAGATGAGCTTTGATGGTGCATCAAATGCATTGGGGGATGGGATAGGAGCAGTCTTAGTGTCACCTGAAGGGGACCATTACCCGCTTACTGCTAGATTGAATTTCTTCTGTACAAATAATATAGCGGAATATGAGGCTTGCATCATGGGACTTCGTGCAGCTAtcaagagaaaaatcaaaattttagagg CGGGGACTCAAAGATTAGTCATTTATCAAATTCGTGGAGATTGGGAAGTGAGAGATCcaaaattagtcaaatatcATGATCTCGTTGCAGAGCTGATCAAGGAGTTCTATAAAGTGACTTTTAACTACTTTCCACGAGAGGAGAACCAACTGGCTGATGCCCTAGCCACCTTGGCTTCGATGTTCAAGGCAAACAGAGAAACTGAGATAATGCCCATCCAAATGAGTATATATGAGACACCCGCACACTACTTTAGTATTGAGGAGGAGTCAGATGGACGACCATGGTTCCATGACATCTTGGAGAATGACAAAAGAATGGCGATTGGATTTGTTCTTGACGGGGATATTCCatacaaaagaggaaaagatcaaGTGCTCCTGAGGTGCGTGGACGCTGTTGAAGCTAGAAAGATACTTGAAGAGgttcatgaaggaatttgtg